From a single Larimichthys crocea isolate SSNF chromosome XIII, L_crocea_2.0, whole genome shotgun sequence genomic region:
- the nkain1 gene encoding sodium/potassium-transporting ATPase subunit beta-1-interacting protein 1 yields the protein MGKCDGRCTLLVICSLQLVAALQRQVFDFLGYQWAPILANFLHIMSVILGMFGTVQFRFRYLIFYAVWLVLWVGWNSFIICFYLEVGNLSQDRDFLMTFNTSLHRSWWMEHGPGCLVTPVLDSRMAPDDHHVITVSGCLLDYQYIEVLSSAIQILLALFGFVYACYVSKVFQDDEDSFDFIGGFDSYGYQPPQKSSHLQLQPLYTAG from the exons ATGGGGAAGTGCGACGGAAGATGCACGCTGCTGGTGATATGCTCACTGCAgttg GTGGCAGCCCTCCAGAGGCAGGTGTTTGATTTTCTGGGCTACCAATGGGCTCCCATCCTAGCCAACTTCCTGCACATTATGTCCGTCATCCTGGGAATGTTCGGCACCGTGCAGTTTCGCTTCAGATACCTCATCTTT TATGCAGTATGGCTGGTCCTCTGGGTGGGTTGGAACTCATTCATTATCTGCTTCTACCTGGAGGTTGGAAACCTGTCTCAg gacagGGACTTTCTCATGACGTTCAACACATCCCTCCATCGCTCGTGGTGGATGGAGCATGGTCCTGGTTGCCTGGTAACGCCAGTTCTAGACTCTCGCATGGCTCCTGATGACCATCATGTCATCACCGTCTCTGGGTGTCTCCTTGACTACCAGTACATAGAGGTGTTGAGTTCAGCCATTCAGATCTTATTGGCT CTCTTTGGCTTCGTGTACGCCTGCTACGTGAGCAAAGTCTTTCAGGACGACGAGGACAGCT TTGATTTCATCGGCGGCTTTGACTCATATGGTTACCAGCCTCCTCAGAAGTCCTCTCATCTGCAACTGCAGCCTCTTTACAC GGCTGGTTAA